The stretch of DNA TATTTACGCCGTTAAGGTTCATACATACACCAATGTTATATATAAATAGGTTTAATTATGTTAAAAAATTAGGATAGATTTTATTTTTTATTTTTTTATTTATTTTTATGTTTTTTAGATTTATTTATTTTTACATTTTTACTTCCTTTTTTATATTTAATCATTTTTCTTTCTAAGGGACTTCCACATATTTCACACACATCATCAAAGTAATCTATATTATACATCTTTTTGCATCCTTTGCATACAAGTTTCCATACAAATCTTTCTTTTATTCCTTCGGACACTATACATTTTACATTTACATTTAATCGCTCTGCTACATTTTGGAGTCCGTAGTCATCTGTATATAATATACCATTTAAATCCACCGCAAGGGCAAGAATATCAATGTCATTTTTAGATAATGTATCCCCCGTTACTATGGACATCTTTTTAACCTTTTCAACAGTTTTAGTTTGAGGTTCCCTGACCTTTAACTTTCCATACTCAATGGCGAGCTCGACAACATCTTTTTTTGTTTTAACTTCTTCAATGATACCATAAGTGGTGTAATGTTCCCCTTCTTCAACTGTGGGATTATATCCATGTATAAATGAAGATGCATCAAGTATTTTTATCATAATATCACCTTAAAATTAGTAAAATTATCTAAATTATTTAAAAATAGCAATAATCCTGTAAGTATTATGAAAATTATTATAACCATATTAAAAGTAGAAGGAAATAAAATAAACCATTAACATTTATTACATCGTGTAGGTTTTGGATAGTAATGTCTTTTATGAATATAATAATAATTTTATAAAAATAAATAATATTTTAATAAATAATTAATTATTCTACTTTAATACTACTTTTTTCTTCCTCAGATTCTTCTTTTTTATTTTCATTATCTATTTTTACCCCCTCTTCCAATTCGTTCTTTCCAATTTCTTTAATTTCTTCTTCTTTTGATTCTTCGTTAATATCTCTAAAACTTATCCCCAATTCCCCATTTAGTTCAAGAGAGCCTATTTTAAACTTTGATATTTTGATATTTTTATCCAAATCAATCCTTATTATCAATTCCTTATTACTTAATGCATCGATTAGTTGTTTAATATCATTTTCTTTCATCATAATATCACCAAAGAATAATATATATGCTCTTTAATATTTATAGGTTTTTATAAAAAATTTAATGAAATATAAAAATATATAATTTAAAATAATTTAAAAATAGATTAATCATTTAGATATGTTTTATGAGCTCCTGTATGGAACCTTCAACATCCTTGGATTTTACAACACCAGAGGCTAATAAAACACCACATGCTCCTAATTCAAGTGCCGATGATACATCTTCTCCTTTTGAGATTCCAGCACCACATAATATTTTTACATCCTTGTTAATGCCCCTAACTTCTTTAACTGTCCCTTCTACAACTTCTGGATTTGCCTTTGACACAGGAATACCTGTTCCTATTAATTCTGGTGGCTCTATTGCTATCATATTTGGATTTAATGCTGCCACAGCCTTGGAAACACCTATATTATTTGTGCATACGATTGTTTCAAGATTGTAGTTTTTTGCTATTTCTATGGATTTTTCCAAATCTGCCAAAATCATTCTTTTTTCAGAATGATTTAATAAACTACCATTTAATCCACAATCTTTTAATGTTTCTGCAAGAACATGACCAGTATGACTTCCAGGAGAAACTGCATCAAAGTGCTGAGCATAAACAGGAATATTTACATTTTCAGATATCATTCTTAAATCTAAGAACTGCGGACATACTCCTATTGATATTCCGCTTTCTTCTGAAACCTTTTCAGCAGCTTTTGCTATTTTTAACCCTTTTTCTCCTACACTCTCTGCATAAGTCTTGTAGTTTATTATAATGATAGGTTTAATAATACCACCATTTTATTTCTTTTATATTTTATTTTTATTATTTTTATATTTTTATTTATATATTCCTTTAATTTATTGATTTATTTATTATATTTTATATCTTTTTTTACTTTTTAATTACTTTTAAAGCTTCATCAACATCAACATTTTCATGAACAACCATAGATATAGCCTTTGTCATGCCTGAAACATCTCTATGTTGGAATACATTTCTTCCTGCTGCAACTCCTGCTGCACCTGCTTCTATGGCGTCTTTAACCATTTGTAAGAACTCCTTATCAGTATTTGTTTTAGGACCTCCTGCTATTACAACTGGAGCTGGACAACCTCTCACAACCTCCCTAAATGAGTCTATGTCTCCTGTATAACTTGTTTTTATAATATCTGCTCCGAGCTCAGCACCAAGTCTTGC from Methanothermococcus okinawensis IH1 encodes:
- a CDS encoding type II toxin-antitoxin system VapC family toxin, with amino-acid sequence MIKILDASSFIHGYNPTVEEGEHYTTYGIIEEVKTKKDVVELAIEYGKLKVREPQTKTVEKVKKMSIVTGDTLSKNDIDILALAVDLNGILYTDDYGLQNVAERLNVNVKCIVSEGIKERFVWKLVCKGCKKMYNIDYFDDVCEICGSPLERKMIKYKKGSKNVKINKSKKHKNK
- the tpiA gene encoding triose-phosphate isomerase; the encoded protein is MKPIIIINYKTYAESVGEKGLKIAKAAEKVSEESGISIGVCPQFLDLRMISENVNIPVYAQHFDAVSPGSHTGHVLAETLKDCGLNGSLLNHSEKRMILADLEKSIEIAKNYNLETIVCTNNIGVSKAVAALNPNMIAIEPPELIGTGIPVSKANPEVVEGTVKEVRGINKDVKILCGAGISKGEDVSSALELGACGVLLASGVVKSKDVEGSIQELIKHI